The following coding sequences are from one Achromobacter sp. B7 window:
- a CDS encoding MATE family efflux transporter — MNSVNAAPISFGATVRGIAKQAWPVLISQWAGISFGVLDTAMTGHSSASDLAAMALSASIYITVFVGLMGVVHALIPILAQHFGAGNNDEVGRSWGQGVWLALGLSVVGAVLMLFPDVWLSMSGDVAPGVRERIGSYLQALVLALPAALVFRTIYALGTSVSRPKLVMAINLSAIAFKAFFNWLFIYGNLGLPAMGATGAGLATAVVSWMSLGLGLWVITHDRFYRRFNLRVGKPDWKTLKELLRLGIPMGGSYLVEVSAFTFMALLVAREGTYVTGGHQIMSNLAALCYMMPMALGVATAALTAQAIGAGNLAHAHRTGMAGLALGLIGALLTAAVLLVGRPLILAAYTDDIGVAAVATTLLAVLPLFHLFDSMQCINSYLLRAYKVAVVPLLLQVVALAGVGLVGGWWFGFGPGRGGLDGVRNALLPGSPEGAGSMWLMAMVGLALSAILLHIWYRRIVRTLAVGR; from the coding sequence ATGAATTCCGTCAACGCGGCGCCGATATCCTTCGGCGCCACTGTGCGCGGCATCGCCAAACAAGCGTGGCCGGTGCTGATCAGCCAGTGGGCCGGTATTTCGTTCGGCGTGCTGGACACCGCCATGACAGGCCACTCCAGCGCCAGCGACCTGGCCGCGATGGCCTTGTCCGCCTCTATCTACATCACCGTTTTCGTTGGCCTGATGGGCGTGGTACATGCGCTCATCCCCATCCTTGCGCAGCATTTCGGCGCCGGCAACAACGACGAAGTCGGCCGCAGCTGGGGCCAGGGCGTCTGGCTGGCGCTGGGCTTGTCCGTGGTGGGCGCGGTGCTGATGCTGTTCCCGGACGTGTGGTTGTCGATGTCGGGCGACGTGGCGCCGGGCGTGCGCGAACGGATCGGGTCCTACTTGCAGGCTTTGGTGCTGGCCCTGCCGGCGGCGCTGGTGTTTCGCACCATCTACGCGCTGGGCACCTCGGTGTCACGGCCAAAGCTGGTCATGGCAATCAACCTGTCCGCTATTGCATTCAAGGCATTTTTCAACTGGCTGTTCATCTACGGCAACCTGGGCCTGCCCGCGATGGGCGCCACCGGCGCGGGGCTGGCAACCGCCGTGGTGTCGTGGATGAGCCTCGGCCTGGGCCTCTGGGTCATTACGCACGATCGCTTCTATCGCCGCTTCAATCTGCGCGTGGGCAAGCCCGACTGGAAGACGTTGAAGGAACTGCTGCGCCTGGGCATCCCCATGGGCGGCTCGTACCTGGTCGAGGTGTCGGCCTTTACCTTCATGGCCCTGCTGGTGGCGCGCGAAGGCACGTATGTCACGGGCGGACACCAGATCATGTCGAACCTGGCGGCCCTGTGCTACATGATGCCCATGGCGCTGGGCGTGGCCACCGCGGCGCTGACCGCGCAGGCCATCGGCGCGGGCAATCTTGCGCACGCGCATCGCACCGGCATGGCCGGGCTGGCGCTGGGCCTGATCGGCGCATTGTTGACCGCCGCCGTGCTGTTGGTGGGCCGGCCCCTGATCCTTGCCGCATACACGGACGACATCGGCGTGGCTGCCGTGGCAACGACGCTGCTGGCGGTGTTGCCGCTGTTTCACCTGTTCGATTCCATGCAATGCATCAACTCTTACCTGCTGCGCGCCTACAAGGTTGCGGTGGTGCCGCTGCTGTTGCAGGTGGTGGCGCTGGCGGGCGTGGGGCTGGTCGGCGGCTGGTGGTTCGGCTTTGGCCCCGGCCGGGGTGGCCTGGACGGCGTCCGCAACGCGTTGCTGCCCGGCTCACCCGAAGGCGCGGGCAGCATGTGGTTGATGGCAATGGTGGGCTTGGCGCTGTCCGCCATCCTGCTGCACATCTGGTACCGCCGCATCGTTCGCACGTTGGCCGTGGGGCGGTAG
- the paaK gene encoding phenylacetate--CoA ligase PaaK, with translation MSNTMSKPGLDPIEHASQDELRALQLERLKWSLKHAYDNVAHYKKAFDEAGVHPDDLKQLSDISKFPFTTKKELRDNYPFGMFAVPRERISRVHASSGTTGKPTVVGYTKGDLDNWANLVARSIRAAGGKPGDTVHIAYGYGLFTGGLGAHYGAERLGCTVIPMSGGQTEKQVQLINDFRPDIIMVTPSYFCNILEEQRRQGIDPRQSSLRIGIFGAEPWTGQMRADIEAEAGIDAVDIYGLSEVMGPGVASECVETKDGPVVWEDHFYAEIINPDTGEPVADGEAGELVFTSLTKEAMPIIRYRTRDLTRLLPPTARSMRRIGKITGRSDDMLIVRGVNMFPTQVEELVLKIAQLAPHYQLVLSRTGNMDELEILTEVRAEFSGLSEAERNNLGKQLQHAVKTHIGVSARIQVSDAGHVERTLTGKARRVIDKRPKVV, from the coding sequence ATGTCCAACACCATGAGCAAGCCGGGGCTGGACCCCATCGAGCATGCCAGCCAGGACGAGCTGCGCGCGCTGCAGCTCGAGCGCCTCAAGTGGTCGCTCAAGCATGCGTACGACAATGTTGCGCATTACAAGAAGGCGTTCGACGAAGCGGGCGTGCATCCCGACGACCTGAAGCAGCTGTCCGATATTTCGAAGTTTCCTTTCACGACCAAGAAGGAACTGCGCGACAACTATCCGTTCGGCATGTTTGCCGTGCCGCGCGAGCGTATTTCGCGCGTTCACGCGTCCAGCGGCACCACGGGAAAACCGACGGTGGTGGGCTACACCAAGGGCGACCTGGACAACTGGGCGAACCTGGTGGCGCGCTCGATCCGCGCGGCCGGCGGCAAGCCGGGCGACACGGTGCACATCGCCTATGGCTATGGCCTGTTCACCGGCGGGCTGGGCGCGCATTACGGCGCCGAGCGCCTGGGTTGCACGGTCATCCCGATGTCGGGCGGGCAAACCGAAAAGCAGGTGCAGTTGATCAACGATTTCCGTCCGGACATCATCATGGTCACGCCCTCCTATTTCTGCAATATTCTCGAAGAACAGCGCCGCCAGGGCATTGATCCGCGTCAAAGCTCGCTGCGTATCGGCATCTTCGGCGCCGAGCCGTGGACGGGCCAGATGCGTGCCGATATCGAGGCCGAAGCCGGTATCGATGCGGTGGATATCTACGGCTTGTCGGAAGTGATGGGCCCGGGCGTGGCCAGCGAGTGCGTGGAAACCAAAGACGGCCCGGTCGTCTGGGAAGACCACTTCTACGCCGAGATCATCAATCCGGACACCGGCGAACCGGTGGCCGATGGCGAGGCCGGCGAATTGGTGTTCACGTCGCTGACCAAAGAGGCGATGCCGATCATCCGCTACCGCACTCGCGACCTGACTCGTCTGTTGCCGCCCACGGCGCGCAGCATGCGCCGCATCGGCAAGATCACCGGCCGCAGCGACGACATGTTGATCGTGCGGGGCGTGAACATGTTCCCGACGCAAGTGGAAGAACTGGTGCTGAAGATCGCCCAGCTGGCGCCGCATTATCAGCTGGTCCTGTCGCGTACCGGCAATATGGACGAGCTTGAAATCCTGACCGAAGTGCGCGCCGAGTTCTCGGGGCTGTCGGAGGCCGAACGCAATAACCTGGGCAAGCAGTTGCAGCATGCCGTGAAGACGCACATCGGCGTCAGCGCGCGCATCCAGGTGTCGGACGCCGGCCATGTGGAACGCACGCTGACCGGCAAGGCGCGCCGCGTGATCGACAAGCGACCGAAGGTGGTTTGA